Part of the Tidjanibacter massiliensis genome is shown below.
TCGGCCGATTCGCCGCTCCGTCTTGGAATTTTTTGCAAAAAAGAAGTACTTTTGTAGGTTGCCTGAATAGTGCCGGGCAAAGTAACGAATAAAATCCTTGAAGATGGCTACCGAGAAAACCAACATCCCTGTTCCCGAGGAACATGTCGGCGAGGCCGAAGATGTGAAGAACGTAACCGAAAGCGGGGGACGCACCGCTGTCGCAGAGGCGCCCGCCGTTCCCGCGACGGCGGGGGAGGAATCCGCGTCCGTCAAACACGAAGGGCCCGACGGGGCCGACGAAAACGAAACCGTCAATTTCGCCGACGAAGATGCGGCGCTCGATGCGGCCCAGCCCGAACTCGACATGGGCGAGGCGACCGACGAAGAACGCGCGCAGGAGGAGCACGCCGACGCGGAAACGGCCCGGAATCTGGAAGATATCTCGCGGCTGGACAAGCACCGGCTGGTGGAGCTGTTCGCCTCGCTGCTGCAATCCAAACCCGTACAGCAGATAAGGCGCGAAGCCGAAGCCATCAAGGTGGCCTTCTATAAACTCCACCGCGCCGAGAACGAACAGAAGAGGCGCGAATTCACCGAAGGAGGCGGTGCACCGGAAGATTTCGTACCGCAGCCCGATGCCGACGAAGCACGCCTCAAGGAGCTGTTCGCCGAATACCGCAGGCGCAGGGCGGAGTATCTGGCCAACATCGAAAAGGAGAAGGAGGAGAACCTCCGCACGAAACTCCAGATAATCGAGGAGCTGAAGGAGCTCGTAAACGGCAACGAAACGATGAACAGCACCTTCAACGCCTTCCGCGAACTTCAGCAGCGCTGGAGGGAGACGGGCATCGTCCCCCAGGCGAACATCAAGGAGCTGTGGGAGACCTACAACCTGCACGTAGAGAACTTTTACAATTATATCAAGATAAACAAGGAGCTGCGCGACCTCGACCTCAAACGCAACTACGAGGCCAAGGTACAGCTCTGCGAAGCGGCCGAGGCACTCATGCTCGAACCCTCGATAGTGACGGCCTTCCGCAAGCTGCAGGACCTGCATGACCAGTGGCGCGAAACGGGCCCCGTAGCCAACGAATACAAGGAGGCGCTTTGGGAACGTTTCAAGGAGGCGAGCACGCGTATCAACAAACAGCACCAGGAGTATTTCGAAAAACTCAAGGAGGAGCAGCGACACAACCTCGAACTGAAGACGGAACTTTGCGTCAAGGTAGAGGAACTCTCCTCGGAGATACTCACCACCCGCAAGGAGTGGAACAAAGCGTCCGAACGGCTCATCGAGATACAGAAGGTGTGGAAAACAATAGGCTTCGCACCGCAGAAGGACAACGCCCGCATCTACGAACGCTTCCGCAACGCCTGCGACAAATTCTTCGAGCAGAAACGCGAATTCTACGAACAGCTCAAGACCGAGATGGACACCAACCTGCAGCTCAAGACCGAAATATGCGAACAGGCCGAATCGCTGCAGGAGAGCGAACAGTGGAAGAAGACGACCGACGAACTGATAGCGCTCCAGAAAAGATGGAAAGAGATTGGTCCCGTACCGCGCCGCTATTCGGATGCTGTCTGGAAGCGGTTCCGCGCAGCGTGCGACCGTTTCTTCGAACGCAAGTCAGCCCACTTCTCCGGCGTGGACGCCCAGCACGAGGAGAACCTGCAGGCGAAACTGGCGCTGCTGACGGAGATGGAAGCGGCTGACATCAGCGAAGGCGGATTCGAAATGATAAAGGAGTTCCAAAGACGCTGGAACGAAATCGGGTTCGTACCCCTGCGGCAGAAAGACGAGGTACAGCAGCGTTACCGGGCCGTGGTGGACGGCATGTTCGCCACCCTGCGGGGCGGCGAACGCGAACGCAGCATGGACCGTTTCCGGGTGAAGGTCTCCGACATGAAGGGCAGCGGCGACAAACGGCTGCGCTTCGAACGCGACAGGCTCTACAACAAGGTGAAACAGCTCGAGAGCGACATCGCCACACTGGAGAACAACATCGGGTTCTTCTCGCGTTCCAAAAACGCCGAAGCCATGATACGCGAAGTGGAGGCCAAGATAACCAAAGCGAAACAGGAGATGGCCGATACCATCGAAAAGATAAAGTTAATCGATTCACAACAGGAGCAAGGGGATAAATAGTCATGGCTGAAAAAAGTGCACCGACCAAGTACATATTCGTCACGGGAGGCGTGGCATCGTCTCTCGGGAAAGGTATAATTTCATCGTCCATAGCACGCCTGCTGCAGGCACGCGGTTATTCGGTAACCATCCAGAAACTCGACCCGTACATCAACGTGGACCCGGGAACGCTCAATCCCTACGAACACGGCGAGTGCTACGTCACCGAGGACGGAGCCGAAACCGACCTCGATTTGGGACACTACGAGCGTTTCACCTCGATAACCACCTCGAAGGCCAACAACGTCACCACAGGCAAGATTTACCAGACGGTCATCAACAAGGAACGCCGCGGCGATTTCCTCGGCAAGACGGTACAGGTCGTACCGCACATCACCGACGAAATCAAACGCCGCATCAAACTGCTGGGCAGCAAGAAGGAGTACGACGTGGTCATCACCGAGGTGGGCGGTACGGTAGGCGACATCGAGTCGCTTCCCTATATCGAGGCGGTACGCCAGCTGCGATACGAACTCGGCCTGCGGAACTCGGCCGTGGTGCACCTGACGCTCGTACCCTACATGTCCGCTTCGGGTGAACTCAAGACCAAACCGACGCAGCACTCGGTGAAGATGATGCTGGAGAACGGGCTCCAGCCCGACATCCTCGTCCTGCGCACCGAAAAGGAGCTCAGCCAGGACATCCGCCGCAAGGTGGCGCTCTTCTGCAACGTGGAACCCCGGGCGGTGGTCGAGTCCATCGACGTCCCGACCATCTACGAGGTACCCCTGCGAATGCATGCACAGCACCTGGACGAAACGATACTCGAAAAGCTCGACCTGCCGCTCGACAGAGAACCCGACCTGAAGGAATGGGAAGAGTTCGTGAACAAGGTCAAACATTACGACCGGACGGTGAAGATAGCCCTCGTAGGCAAATA
Proteins encoded:
- a CDS encoding DUF349 domain-containing protein, whose product is MATEKTNIPVPEEHVGEAEDVKNVTESGGRTAVAEAPAVPATAGEESASVKHEGPDGADENETVNFADEDAALDAAQPELDMGEATDEERAQEEHADAETARNLEDISRLDKHRLVELFASLLQSKPVQQIRREAEAIKVAFYKLHRAENEQKRREFTEGGGAPEDFVPQPDADEARLKELFAEYRRRRAEYLANIEKEKEENLRTKLQIIEELKELVNGNETMNSTFNAFRELQQRWRETGIVPQANIKELWETYNLHVENFYNYIKINKELRDLDLKRNYEAKVQLCEAAEALMLEPSIVTAFRKLQDLHDQWRETGPVANEYKEALWERFKEASTRINKQHQEYFEKLKEEQRHNLELKTELCVKVEELSSEILTTRKEWNKASERLIEIQKVWKTIGFAPQKDNARIYERFRNACDKFFEQKREFYEQLKTEMDTNLQLKTEICEQAESLQESEQWKKTTDELIALQKRWKEIGPVPRRYSDAVWKRFRAACDRFFERKSAHFSGVDAQHEENLQAKLALLTEMEAADISEGGFEMIKEFQRRWNEIGFVPLRQKDEVQQRYRAVVDGMFATLRGGERERSMDRFRVKVSDMKGSGDKRLRFERDRLYNKVKQLESDIATLENNIGFFSRSKNAEAMIREVEAKITKAKQEMADTIEKIKLIDSQQEQGDK
- a CDS encoding CTP synthase; this encodes MAEKSAPTKYIFVTGGVASSLGKGIISSSIARLLQARGYSVTIQKLDPYINVDPGTLNPYEHGECYVTEDGAETDLDLGHYERFTSITTSKANNVTTGKIYQTVINKERRGDFLGKTVQVVPHITDEIKRRIKLLGSKKEYDVVITEVGGTVGDIESLPYIEAVRQLRYELGLRNSAVVHLTLVPYMSASGELKTKPTQHSVKMMLENGLQPDILVLRTEKELSQDIRRKVALFCNVEPRAVVESIDVPTIYEVPLRMHAQHLDETILEKLDLPLDREPDLKEWEEFVNKVKHYDRTVKIALVGKYTELPDAYKSIVESFVHAGAANHVHVNLTYVNSEMITPENVGEALEGMSGILVAPGFGHRGIEGKITAVRYARENGIPFLGICLGMQCAVIEFARNVLGYEDADSTEMRKTTHPVIDLMEEQKGVMEKGGTMRLGAYPCRISQPSKLYDAYASGLVHERHRHRYEFNNDYIDAFEKAGMKPVGINPDSNLVEAVELEGHPWFIGVQYHPEYKSTVSRPHPLFRAFVAAAVAYEARQA